From one Perca flavescens isolate YP-PL-M2 chromosome 19, PFLA_1.0, whole genome shotgun sequence genomic stretch:
- the LOC114546177 gene encoding zinc finger protein OZF-like, giving the protein MGLLKLAEKQQQEVAASEPRPHRCENCGTSFAKRSNVARHQRYHCGATSRPEQTERETERETEREAEREAEREAEREADPCDKRGRTLRSKRAPAPTEDGEHPKRKKEPPEAARPRERRHVCTQCDKSFYMPHTLRQHLLTHTRERRYSCDVCRKQFGRPGTLKQHLLVHTAERPFKCEECGKACARKGDLKTHMLSHSEERPFSCGRCDVSFKQLAKLRQHERVHTGERPHRCKLCPKRFRLRASLAAHRLTHSGDKPFECGVCHRAFSGRSNLKKHQMIHSGEKPYQCAYCGKACRLLQHLVAHERSHTGEKPYKCAACGKGYSHPSTLKAHLSSAHEEKPPRCPLCGLAFAGLAELSAHLCGAPAAAEKPHRCAECGKCFSLAAKLKSHQTIHSGEKPFDCKHCAKRFNHRSNLAKHVRIHTGEKPFGCERCEKRFRLRQHLTSHRLTHKH; this is encoded by the exons ATGGGTCTTTTGAAGTTGG CGGAGAAGCAGCAACAGGAAGTCGCGGCGTCTGAGCCGCGGCCCCACCGCTGCGAGAACTGCGGGACGTCCTTCGCGAAGCGGAGCAACGTCGCCCGACACCAGCGCTACCACTGCGGCGCGACGAGCCGGCCCGAGCAGACGGAGCGAGAGACGGAGCGAGAGACGGAGCGAGAGGCGGAGCGAGAGGCGGAGCGAGAGGCGGAGCGAGAGGCGGATCCGTGCGACAAACGCGGCCGGACCCTCCGGAGTAAACGCGCGCCCGCTCCCACCGAGGACGGCGAACACCCCAAGCGCAAAAAAGAACCGCCCGAGGCGGCGAGGCCGCGCGAGAGACGCCACGTCTGCACGCAGTGCGACAAGAGCTTCTACATGCCGCACACCCTCCGGCAGCACCTGCTCACCCACACCCGGGAGAGGCGCTACAGCTGCGACGTGTGCCGGAAGCAGTTTGGGCGGCCGGGCACCCTGAAGCAGCACCTGCTCGTCCACACGGCGGAGAGGCCGTTCAAGTGCGAGGAGTGCGGCAAGGCGTGCGCCCGGAAGGGCGACCTGAAGACGCACATGCTCAGCCACTCGGAGGAGCGCCCGTTCAGCTGCGGGCGCTGCGACGTGAGCTTCAAGCAGCTGGCCAAGCTGCGGCAGCACGAGCGCGTCCACACGGGCGAGAGGCCGCACCGGTGCAAGCTGTGCCCGAAGCGCTTCCGGCTGCGCGCCTCGCTGGCGGCGCACCGGCTCACCCACTCGGGCGACAAGCCCTTCGAGTGCGGCGTGTGCCACCGGGCGTTCAGCGGCCGGAGCAACCTGAAGAAGCACCAGATGATCCACAGTGGCGAGAAGCCGTACCAGTGCGCCTACTGCGGCAAGGCGTGCCGCCTCCTGCAGCACCTCGTGGCCCACGAGCGCAGCCACACGGGCGAGAAGCCGTACAAGTGCGCCGCGTGCGGCAAGGGCTACTCGCACCCGTCGACGCTGAAGGCGCACCTGTCGTCGGCGCACGAGGAGAAGCCGCCGCGCTGCCCCCTGTGCGGGCTGGCCTTCGCCGGGCTCGCGGAGCTGTCCGCGCACCTGTGCGGCGCGCCGGCGGCGGCGGAGAAGCCGCACCGCTGCGCCGAGTGCGGCAAGTGCTTCTCCCTGGCGGCGAAGCTGAAGAGCCACCAGACGATCCACTCGGGGGAGAAACCCTTCGACTGTAAACACTGCGCGAAGCGGTTCAACCACAGGAGCAACCTCGCCAAACACGTCCGCATCCACACGGGCGAGAAGCCCTTCGGGTGCGAGCGCTGCGAGAAGCGCTTCCGGCTCCGCCAGCATCTCACCAGCCACCgactgacacacaaacattaa